The Schistocerca piceifrons isolate TAMUIC-IGC-003096 chromosome 11, iqSchPice1.1, whole genome shotgun sequence genome includes the window TGCATACATTCTTAACATTACTCCATGAGCTGTACAGTTTGTTTGAGCCATAGTTAAGAAGGCTGGCCTCTGAGACAATGAGAGCGCAGTTGGCAGCGGCACATGCTGAACAGAGTTGCTGTGCAGTGGGTTGTGTGGTGGTCCTCACAGGCACTCTGTCGAGATGACACCAGGCTGGAGAAAATGCATTGAAGATAGTGAGAAATGTGGAAAGTATGAATATTGGCTACAGCGCTAACAAATTCACACTGCACCATCTGTACAGAAGACACAGAAGTAAATTCATTCTGAGATCAATCAGTTCTAAATAAGCATTCTAACCATACAGCTGACATGGCAGAAATTTTGGAATGCTGCAGTTTTACACTAGTATAATGTAGCACCATACAAGCTCCTGCCAAATACTTTTGAGTAATCAAATAATGTAGAGGACTGGTTAAAATATCTTACAGACTTGCAACTGGATAATGCCTTACAACCACCAATATTTCGCAATGTCAAAGTATCAGCAGTTGTCGAAGGGGTCACATCCCTGCATTAACTTGCTTGAGCATTCTATACAGCAGAATAAATTAAAGTTTCAGGTAATGACCCGACATTTTTTGATAATTATAGGAGTATTTTCAATCACTGAGTTTTTAAAGGTTATTCAAAAATGTTTTTGAGACTGTTTCCTCAAAAGAGACGTTACATATGTTACTTTATATCTGTTATTGTCGTACCAATAAAAGTGTAACTGAAGAAGTCATACGTGTTACACAATGACAGATACGAACGAATAAAAATACAAGTAATTGCTTTTTATTGAAAAGGTAACAAAGTCATGTAGTTGAgctttgttttactccacatatcCTCATAATAGTGTTACCTTCTTGATAGAATGTGTATGATCTGCTCATTGTTGCACTCCCTGGCTATGTCAAAGGGGGTGTACCCCTCATGATCTCTGGCAGACCTGTGAGCTCCCACCTCAAGCAGTGCAACAGCTGCCTCAGTGCAGCCCTtttgtgcagtgcagtgcagtggcgTCCTCCCTGTTTTACTCATGGCATTGGGGTCTGCAGCGTATGATGCCAGTAGCCGCACCACAGCTGCGTGGTCATTGAATGCAGCCCTGTGCATAGGTGTGGTGTGCTTATTGGACCTGGCATGCACATCCACCCCACTTTCAAGCAGGCATCTCACCATCTCCACCTGTCCCTTGCCTGCTGCCCTGCGCAGGGCCATCTCTCTGTGTTTGTCGCTCTCCCCCATTTGTGGATCTGCCGCCAGCAACACCCGCACATCTTCCACAGCTCCCTCTGTTACTGCCTGCGACAGCCTCCTGACTCTCTCCTTGCTAGAAAGGCTCCTGCACAAAATATTGAGATTCCTGTATTTTAACACACAtccctcacacacacatacacacataccagATTAAAGAAGGTATCACAGATGGGAAACTGTGAGCATTCTGATCATGCACCTGCCCACTGACCAATTAGAAATCTCCCTCCCATCATACATAGTAGTCCAAAAGGCAGTGTGTAAGGAATGGTTTTATAACAGTATCCCCCAATTAAGGTCATCACTCACTTTCCATTAAAAATTCCTACAGTCCATTTCACAACTAATTGACTTGTGATGTTTTGTCACAGTTCATTCCAGACAGTGAGTTCCTTTGACTGGCAGATGCTATTGTTATCCAATCCTTGACCTCTGAAACATATGCTTAATATAGCTACCATTATCCCTCTGGCCACAACTTACCTTCTGACGAAATGGGAAAACATGAAACTAATCACATTGTTAGGTATTTCAAAGAAACATCTTGACATGGTAGCAGGGAATTTCAGTTCAGTTATTCGTAAATTTTCTGACACACTGTCGCCAAATAGAAAAAATTACTGGTTTTCCACAATATTTGTCACTCGAAATATTTCAGATAcaaaaataatactaaatccattctccccacctcctctctctccctccctctctctccatctctttctctccccccccccccccctctctctctctctctctctctctctctctctctctgtctctgtctctctctctctctctctctctctctctctcacacacacacagtgtgtgatGGTGCATGCAAATTAATACATGTCCACACATAATCAGCCATCAACTAAAAGCAGACATGCACACTTACATACAGGCTCACATACTCAACCATGTTCAGTCATTTGCACACTTCTTAACTAGATTCTTGTGCCTTCCATGTGTCTGAATGCAGCAACAAAATCTGTAGGCTTGGATAGTAAATTAATATTTCATGCACTTGTGTACATTACCATCAGACATCTCTTCCTGTAAACCAGCCTTGGCTTCTTGAACACACTGTATGCCTCACATTATTGATGTAAGTACTGAGAAACAACACTGTGTCATTGATATGTGAGAACCTCATTAAAATAAACACAACAAACCATACCTATATTCTGTTTCCAAAAAATATGTGTTACATGCGGAGACAAGTAAAATAcaacaaattatttataaatcaaaggtaattaaaaataaattcatttctcATTCTGTCGAAGGAAATGTTACAGCTGAAAAATCCAGTGTAAATCAACCATGCACCCAGTATCTTTTTCTTTAAATACCATATGCACATGCAGATGTTGATCTAGCTGTTTTCAACTGGAAATGAGTTTGTACAAACAAGCAGATCTTAGTGTTCTAACAATTATATGAAATGATTCATATATTTCCCCTCTAATGGCGAGATACACTACGTGAATTTTATAGGAGTATACAGTGGCAACGACCTGGAAGCAGTTTTGACCACCACAGTGATTTCCTAGGCATGACCAGGCGAATCCTGCATACATCTGGAGGATATCCCAGATCACACACACGCGCAGAGTGATATGGAATACTAACGCTGGTAATACTTCCTTTTAAGATACACAGAGCTATGACAGAGGTCAAGGTCATGTACTGATCCTACAAGTGTGGATCAAaccatggactgatgacctcagaagttaagtcgcatagtgctcagagccaatttgaatcAAACCATGAACTGTCGATTCAGCAACTTCAGTATGGAGCGACCAAAGTGGTTCATGTACAAACATCTGTATCTGTGCCTATCACCTGCCCTGTTGTAATGACAATCCCAACCTGGTGGATCAGAGACTCTCTACCATGTGCTCCCATCATTACAGTACATGTCGTTGAACCAGCATTTCAATTGGCAACTAGTCATCTCATTTTCACTTCCAATGCAAGAACCCACTTGCTCCAGTTCATTACATATTCTGGAAGGCTGTGTTAGTGGAAGTCTACATTCTGTATGCTGGAAGATTCATGAGGGAATTTCAGTGCAACTGGGTAATTGGTAGTTAAGAGAAGGGGAATTATGTACTTTACATCCATTGTGGTAGCAGCCATCTACGTCATCTACAGTGGCAGGTGGTTCTGCTTTGGATGTGTGGTTACTTGGACTGGCAGTTAACGCCAGCCTATGGGGATGTGCCTGAGGTGTGAAATGAGGACAGCTTCCCACTACACTCTGATGAGCTGTGGCGAGAAAACAGCCTATGAAACAGTTTGGTGAGGGGCGTTCCTCTCAGTGTCAGTGAGTAGAACGAATGAGTTATGAACTGGGCAACAAATAACTGCATGTATGAATGTGGAGGCAGTCTCAAGGCCTACAAGGTGCTGTTCCAGAAAGTTTACCACTCACTTTATCTCACCACTTTCTCTACAATTCTGTTCAAAAACTGCACGCTTATTAACTTCAGTAACAGCAATAAATCAGTCCAAACTGCCACAGGGTTGCCAGCAATCAGTTTCTACAATTACTGGTTGCTTTGTCATATTTGGAGTACTGTATGTACAAATTCTGAAGAAGAGATTGCAGGAGATGGATAAAGCTAATGATTTAGTTACAATGTTATGGACACtatctaaacaaaaaaattattactcttCAAGTTTTATAACTTTATGATTCTGGAAATAATATTTTCGTTTAgaaatttttttcctctcttttttctgaagaaaaatctgaatttttctGAAGAAAAATGTTTCATCTGATGATAGCTGGCTGCAAAAAGAAGGTAATCTGGAAATATTATTGTATTATCTTCAGAAGGATCTGTATGTGCCATACACAAGCAATAATGTAAGTGAAATGCACTGTAAAGAAATGAATGAGTCAGTCCTGACTGAATCAATGAAGAAGACATAAAAGGGAATTTCAGTGCAGACCTCTCAGTTATGGCCAACATGCAATGTAATAAACCTGTGATGCCAGTTCAAAATTTTTGTCATGCCATCACTAAGGCGTGATTTCCTGTTCAGCATGAGCACTtatcttaaacctttctttttaaTCCGTCAATTTAACAGAAAATTAGAGGAGTTCTTTACTCCTGAAGTCTAAGAGTCTTCAATATTCCTTTTCATTAAAATTGTGATTCAGTGTCAGGAGATCAGTCTAATGTGGATGAAGAATATGCATCAGTTTTATGTTATCTCAAGCGATCTTTTATCATCATCCAATTCCATGCATCCTTCTGTCTACTAATGTCATTATATGTGGTGCAGACATGGACCTGAAGAAGTCATCTACATTACGTCTCTGATATTGATCACATCATTAATTACATCCTATCAGCTGGCTTTGATTTGGGAGGGCAGCATGGGatatttctgtagtatttcttgttaATAACTGGTATACATGTACTATTATCGAATATATTCTGGTTGGTGTGTCATCTCGCCAATGTTGATCGGGATGACTTTGCTAGGATACTCCAGTGCCATAAAAAGACATTTGGATGTAGAACTGAGGGGGTTCCTCTTCTATGATGCCAGAACCATTGCTTCAAGTCCAACGTCAGTGATTCCCAGCAGTACTCCCATTTGCTGTTACAttgtgataataaagacactcttgAAGATATTGCCATGTCATACTAAGTGGTATAATACTGTTCTGTTAGCAAATGTGTCAGGCAGTGGAAGAATCCTGCTAATTATTTATTATATCGATAGCATATGTGTTCATGAAGATTACCATTTTTAATTTAGTAGAATTTCTTGTTTCGCAGCCCATTATCGTTGCAAGGATTGCCATACATTTATGCTCACAGTTAACTAAAATGATGTCTCCCAAACAAATGAAAACAGCAACTATTTAGGTTATTAATAGACATGCCTAATTCCATGACTTGGGGATTTTTATAATCACTTTTCAGTCCTGTTAGTTGGACacatattgtcaaaatttgtttgttttcctgCATATCTCCCTTCTTGTTGATCAGCAAACTGATTTTATGCGCATCCTCCTGACATATCGTCTTCAAGTTGAAAAATATTCTACTAATTCGAGACAGGTTCCATGTCAGCTGCATGTAACGTTGCAGGCCACAGCCATTCTTATCGAATGGCCTTTTTAACAACAATAATGTCTTAAGTTATTCTGTAATGTTGACTGTGGAGGTCTTATCTTTTCTACTGTTAAACATCATGTTAGTCATCTTTTTGAAGTTAAGTTAGTCATACATGTTGTCAAAGCACACAAGCAATATGGCTCATTCTGATCTGTGGGTCAGatataatatgaaacttcctggcagattaaaactgtgtgcccgaccgagactcgaactcgggacctttgccttacgcgggcaagtgctctaccaactgagctaccgaagcacgactcacgcccggcacccacagctttacttctgccagtacctcgtctcccaccttccaaactttacagaagctctcctgcgaaccttgcagaactagcactcctgaaagaaaggatattgcggagacatggcttagccacagcctgggggatgtttccagaatgagattttcactctgcagcggagtgtgcgctgatatgaaacttcctggcagattaaaactgtgtgcccgaccgagactcgaactcgggacctgtgggtgccgggcgtgagtcgtgcttcggtagctcagttggtagagcacttgcccgcgaaaggcaaaggtcccgagttcgagtctcggtcgggcacacagttttaatctgccaggaagtttcatatcagcgcacactccgctgcagagtgaaaatctcattctggaaacatcccccaggctgtggctaagccatgtctccgcaatatcctttctttcaggagtgctagttctgcaaggttcgcaggagagcttctgtaaagtttggaaggtgggagacgaggtactggcagaagtaaagctgtgggtgcggggcgtgagtcgtgcttcggtagctcagttggtagagcacttgcccgcgaaaggcaaaggtcccgagttcgagtctcggtcgggcacacagttttaatctgccaggaagtttcatatcagcgcacactccgctgcagagtgaaaatctcattctggaaacatcccccaggctgtggctaagccatgtctccgcaatatcctttctttcaggagtgctagttctgcaaggttcgcaggagagcttctgtaaagtttggaaggtgggagacgatgtactggcagaagtaaagctgtgggtgccgggcgtgagtcgtgcttcggtagctcagttggtagagcacttgcccgcgaaaggcaaaggtcccgagttcgagtctcggtcgggcacacagttttaatctgccaggaagtttcatatcagcgcacactctgctgcagagtgaaaatctcattctggaaacatcccccaggctgtggctaagccatgtctccgcaatatcctttctttcaggagtgctagttctgcaaggttcgcaggagagcttctgtaaagtttggaaggtgggagacgaggtactggcagaagtaaagctgtgggtgccgggcgtgagtcgtgcttcggtagctcagttggtagagcacttgcccgcgaaaggcaaaggtcccgagttcgagtctcggtcgggcacacagttttaatctgccaggaagtttcatatcagcgcacactccgctgcagagtgaaaatctcattctgcagataTAATATGTACCTGTATATTCTGTCAACTGGTCTAGCATCCTCATAACTTCATTTAAACTTTATTGGTATTAGCCTAGATCCTTATTTAGTAGTGGCTTTTGTCTGCTTTTGACCAGGAATGCTAAAATTTGTAGGCAGCATTAAGTAACATCAATCTATAGCCTTGCAGTGACATTCATAGTTCTTTGAGATGAATGCTACTAGACCCTCGATAGGAAATAATGATCCTCCTTAAAGTTCATTGTATACATTTGTGGAGTCTCTCCCAATCAtagccaataaatgttcaaaaaatttgaaAGACATTTCATTAATTCCTTATTCTCCATTTCTGAAGATGATTTGATCATCTTGCATATTTCTTGTTTGGTGAAAAGTAGAAGTATATTGTCGGTAGATATGCAGCACAGGCTTTAGATAAGTGACGTTGAATTCCAGGAACTGGTATaataagaaggggggggggggggtcattccaGCATCTGGTAACGACTTACAAGGTGTCGTCAGGTTACATCTGAGGTAAGTGAGCAAGATCGCCCCCATTCCCTTCCCCCCAGGGAACCCCTGCCCACTTCCGTTCCACCTCTCCCTCCACTAACCCCATTTCTCTCTAGACAAATAGGAGGGCTTAAAAATGCAGGAAACTTGTAGACAAATAGGAATCGTGTATCCCATCCTCTCCTTCCTTTCAATATTAAGAATCCATTCTGGGTGTGTGCTTTCATTCAAGGACTGATGAAGGCTGTAATGGAACAACGATCAGGTTGTAAGTATTTGTtataaatatttatattaatattccagttacctATGTTTCGTAAATTGAGGTCCTTAGTCGGCAGTGACAGGATTAGTGTGTgagtatttgttataaataattttattgttataACAGTTACTCTAGTTTCGTTATTTTAGGTCTGTCGGCTGTAGTGAGAGATTTACGATGTGGTTATTGGTTGTAAAAGAATTTATGGTTATTCCATTTACACAAGTTGCGTCCCACTGTTCTCAACATCATGGCATAATTCTCTCAGCCAATCACAATGGAACCTGTCCCCAAAAATATCTGAATGCTCTATCAATCATGCACTGCTGCACTCCATTTGAATCCTGTTCTTTGCAGAATAATTGTTAGGTTGTTAATATATTTGTGTTGTTCCAGATGCACAAAGTGTCTGTGATCTTGTACTGCTAATTTACTGATTTCCATCTATATCATAAGCAATTGCCTTAGTacattatttaacaacaaatactCCCTTCTAGAGACGTTAACTGCAAAACAAATAAATTCTTGTTACATACAAAGAGTACATTACTGGTGTGTGTATGATTCAAAATGAAGCCATTGTCCTACTGCACAAAAAGTGGTGTCACGGAATATTCTGCAAAAAAGACCATGAGTTTTAGTCCTCCAATATCTatcagccgtaccgtaggtgcaaccacaacggaggggtatctgttgagaggccagacaaacgtgtggttcctgaagaggggcagcagccttttcagtagttgcaagggcaacagtctggatgattgactgatctggcattgtaacaataaccaaaacggccttgctgtgctggtactgtgaacggctgaaagcaaggggaaactacggccgtaatttttcccgagggcatgcagctttactgtatgattaaatgatgatggcgtcctcttgggtaaaatattccggaggtaaaatagtcccccattcggatctccgggcggggactactcaagaggatgtcgttatcaagagaaagaaaagtggcgttctacggatcggagcgtggaatgtcagatcccttaatagggcaggcaggttagaaaatttaaaaagggaagtcgataggttaaagttagatatagtgggaattagtgaagttcggtggcaggaggaacaagacatctggtcaggtaaatacagggttataaatacaaaatcaaataggggtaatgcaggagtgggtttaataatgaataggaaaataggaatgcgggtaagctactacaaacagcatagtgaacgcattattgtggccaagataaatacgaagcccacacctactacagtagcacaagtttatatcccaactagctctgcagatgacgaagaaattgaagaaatgtatgatgaaataaaagaaattattcagatagtgaagggagacggaaatttaatagtcatgggtgactggaattcgagtgtaggaaaagggagagaaggaaacgtagtaggtgaatatggattggggctaagaaatgaaagaggaagccgcctggtagaattttgcacagagcacaacttaatcatagctaacacttggtttaagaatcatgatagaaggctgtatacatggaagaaccatggagatactaaaaggtatcagatagattatataatggtaagacagagatttaggaaccaggttttaaattgtaagacatttccaggggcagatgtggactctgaccacaatctattggttatgacctgtagattaaaactgaagaaactgcaaaaaggtgggaatttaaggagatgggacctggataaactgaaaaaaccagaggttgtagagagtttcagggagagcattagagaaaaattgacaggaatgggggaaagaaatacagtagaagaagaatgggtagctttgagggatgaagtagtgaaggcagcagaggatcaagtaggtaaaaagacgagggctagtagaaattcttgggtaacagaagaaatattgaatttaaatgatgaaaggagaaaatataaaaatgcagtaaatgaagcaggcaaaaaagaatacaaacgatcaaaaatgagatcgacaggaagtgcaaaatggctaagcagggatggctagaggacaaatgtaaggctgtagaggcttatctcactaggggtaagatagatactgcctaaaggaaaattaaagagacctttggagataagagaaccacttgtatgaacatcaagagctcagatggaaacccagttctaagcaaagaagggaaagcagaaaggtggaaggagcatatagagggtctatacaagggcaatgtacttgaggacaatattaaggaaacggaagagaatgtagatgaagattaaatgggagatgcaatactgcatgaagactttgacagagcactgaaagacctgagtcgaaataaggcccccagagtagacaacattccattggaactactgacggccttgggagagccagtcctgacaaaactctaccatctggtgagcaaaatgtatgaaacaggcgaaataccctcagacttcaagaagaatataataattccaatcccaaagaaagcaggtgttgacagatgtgaaaattaataagtcacagctgcaaaatactaacgcgtattctttacagacgaatggaaaaactagtagaagccgacctcagggaagatcagtttggattccgtagaaatattggatcacgagaggcaatact containing:
- the LOC124720463 gene encoding 26S proteasome non-ATPase regulatory subunit 10-like — its product is MAGRPTPGTHSHPHSYHGRTPVVAAPPTTPCHTTPPDEAAIARMRSLSSKERVRRLSQAVTEGAVEDVRVLLAADPQMGESDKHREMALRRAAGKGQVEMVRCLLESGVDVHARSNKHTTPMHRAAFNDHAAVVRLLASYAADPNAMSKTGRTPLHCTAQKGCTEAAVALLEVGAHRSARDHEGYTPFDIARECNNEQIIHILSRR